The proteins below come from a single Deinococcus aestuarii genomic window:
- a CDS encoding TlpA family protein disulfide reductase, which yields MRIHTAICLTVLTLLGAALAGGGGPVARTGQLAPNFVLHTVDGETVRLSDLRGKAVIVLFGDVHCTVCRANDRLLRLYQYQYADRDLAVLSLHAHVTPDELARYDAQFLFGVLTGRDPGDVATHEYRATLPTTVFIDRNGRIQRVVHGRLDEGELVRDLQALL from the coding sequence ATGAGAATCCATACCGCCATCTGCCTCACCGTCCTGACCCTCCTCGGCGCCGCCCTCGCGGGTGGCGGCGGGCCGGTGGCCCGAACCGGCCAACTGGCCCCCAACTTCGTCCTGCACACGGTGGACGGGGAGACCGTCCGCCTCTCCGACCTGCGGGGCAAGGCGGTCATCGTGCTGTTCGGGGACGTCCACTGCACGGTCTGCCGGGCGAACGACCGGTTGCTGCGCCTGTACCAGTACCAGTACGCGGACCGTGACCTGGCGGTGCTGAGCCTGCACGCCCACGTGACCCCCGACGAACTGGCCCGCTACGACGCGCAGTTCCTCTTCGGCGTGCTCACGGGGCGAGACCCGGGCGACGTCGCCACGCACGAGTACCGGGCCACGCTGCCGACCACGGTCTTCATCGACCGGAATGGCCGCATCCAGCGGGTCGTGCACGGCCGCCTCGACGAGGGCGAGCTGGTGCGCGACCTCCAGGCCCTGCTGTAG